From a single Candidatus Lernaella stagnicola genomic region:
- a CDS encoding glycosyltransferase family 39 protein, with protein sequence MTWLQRLRSDPDFARRALLVVLAIGFIVRLWNLTAPIADRHSWNQVSAATVIRHFVEEGIDPLHPQWDVLEGADTGPRVEAEEAPLYHVAAALLARFFGPYEALARLLSIAASLLGAWWLYRLVRRNADEAAGVFAAFFFLISPFGWFYGRAIMSDMWMVAMLVAAVERYDAWLRTGSTRTLLTAALAVMLAGLFKPFALHVGLALLVLQIARGGWKSLIDWRLTVFAVVAVGPPLLWVWHAAGVGTLGNVTEGGNPLTAEHLWGPISLLWSGAFWFKLQARVFDQMATPVVALLAGIALVWPASRRRCGVAAAWLLAAFAYLLLVRDGNRMHDYYQLPFLPVFAALAGIGLGELAGRLDRRFVALILIAFAAWSTLYVRSAFRLDLSSHRAGQLVREVSRHDDLILVIDPGVTRKNQAIYAAHRRGWHDRSLKPDTLRTYIDRGARWLVLCVEDEQQAAHPEWGGLLQALPRVAHDRGPYGKRGRMHTIEVYALAGVSRL encoded by the coding sequence ATGACCTGGCTGCAACGCCTGCGCAGTGATCCGGATTTCGCGCGGCGCGCCTTGCTCGTTGTTTTGGCGATTGGTTTCATCGTGCGGTTGTGGAACCTGACCGCCCCCATCGCCGACCGGCACTCGTGGAACCAAGTCAGCGCGGCTACGGTGATTCGACACTTCGTCGAAGAAGGCATCGACCCGCTGCATCCGCAATGGGACGTGCTGGAGGGCGCCGATACCGGCCCGCGCGTCGAAGCCGAGGAAGCGCCGCTGTACCACGTCGCCGCGGCCCTGCTCGCCCGCTTTTTCGGCCCCTACGAAGCGCTCGCGCGGCTGCTTTCCATCGCGGCGTCGCTGCTCGGCGCGTGGTGGCTGTATCGCCTCGTGCGTCGCAACGCGGATGAGGCCGCCGGCGTGTTTGCGGCGTTCTTCTTTTTGATATCGCCATTCGGTTGGTTTTACGGCCGGGCCATCATGTCCGACATGTGGATGGTGGCGATGCTCGTGGCGGCGGTCGAACGTTACGACGCCTGGCTGCGCACCGGATCGACGCGCACCCTTCTTACTGCGGCGCTCGCCGTGATGCTCGCCGGATTGTTCAAGCCCTTCGCGTTGCACGTCGGCTTGGCCTTGCTGGTTTTGCAGATCGCCCGCGGCGGTTGGAAATCGTTGATCGACTGGCGGCTGACCGTTTTTGCCGTCGTCGCGGTCGGTCCGCCGCTGCTTTGGGTCTGGCACGCGGCCGGTGTGGGCACGTTGGGCAACGTCACCGAAGGCGGCAATCCGTTGACCGCCGAACATCTTTGGGGGCCGATCTCGCTGCTATGGAGCGGCGCGTTCTGGTTCAAATTGCAGGCTCGGGTTTTCGATCAGATGGCCACTCCCGTCGTGGCATTACTGGCGGGTATTGCGCTGGTGTGGCCCGCCTCGCGGCGTCGATGCGGGGTGGCAGCGGCTTGGTTGTTGGCCGCATTCGCATACCTACTGCTGGTGCGCGACGGCAACCGGATGCACGATTACTACCAGCTTCCCTTCTTACCGGTGTTTGCGGCGTTGGCGGGCATCGGCCTGGGCGAGTTGGCCGGTCGTCTGGACCGCCGTTTCGTCGCGCTGATCCTCATCGCGTTCGCAGCGTGGTCGACTCTGTACGTACGCAGCGCGTTTCGTCTCGACCTATCCAGCCACCGGGCCGGGCAGCTCGTGCGCGAAGTCAGCCGACATGACGATTTGATCCTCGTGATCGACCCCGGCGTGACGCGCAAGAACCAGGCGATCTACGCGGCGCATCGGCGGGGGTGGCACGACCGCTCGCTGAAGCCGGACACGTTACGCACGTACATCGATCGCGGCGCGCGTTGGTTGGTGCTGTGTGTGGAGGACGAACAACAGGCCGCGCATCCGGAATGGGGCGGGTTGCTGCAGGCGCTGCCGCGCGTCGCCCACGACCGGGGTCCCTACGGCAAGCGCGGGCGGATGCACACGATTGAAGTGTATGCACTGGCCGGCGTATCGCGGCTTTAG
- a CDS encoding 4Fe-4S binding protein: MAHKISSECISCGSCAPECPVDAIKEGEPYVIDPKTCIDCGACVEVCPVDAISAE; encoded by the coding sequence ATGGCTCATAAGATCTCGAGCGAATGCATCTCGTGTGGTTCCTGCGCGCCGGAATGCCCGGTCGACGCCATCAAAGAAGGCGAGCCCTACGTGATCGATCCGAAAACGTGCATCGATTGCGGAGCGTGCGTCGAAGTGTGCCCGGTTGACGCCATTTCGGCGGAGTAA
- a CDS encoding MauE/DoxX family redox-associated membrane protein codes for MKKLQTILINPWLIFPLRWLIGGLFLVAAVPKIMDPDAFSLAVDNYRFLPRQFVNLWALFLPWTELFVGLFLVMGPGGRRPFHRLTEAAALLSALMYFSFFTALSWALAHGFDISCGCFRPEGGTDTISWFYLLRDSSLFVASLIVISYHPKMVAKAQ; via the coding sequence ATGAAGAAACTCCAAACCATACTCATAAACCCCTGGCTTATCTTTCCCTTGCGATGGCTGATCGGCGGTCTGTTTTTGGTGGCGGCAGTACCGAAGATTATGGACCCGGACGCTTTTTCGCTCGCCGTGGACAACTACCGTTTCCTGCCCCGTCAGTTCGTTAATCTGTGGGCATTGTTCCTGCCGTGGACGGAATTATTCGTTGGCCTGTTCTTGGTGATGGGACCCGGCGGGCGTCGACCCTTCCATCGGCTGACCGAAGCCGCAGCTTTGCTATCCGCGCTGATGTACTTCTCATTTTTTACGGCGCTATCCTGGGCGTTGGCGCATGGCTTCGATATTTCCTGTGGTTGTTTCCGGCCGGAAGGCGGCACGGACACGATTAGTTGGTTCTACTTGTTGCGTGATTCCTCTCTGTTCGTGGCCAGTCTGATCGTGATATCCTATCACCCTAAAATGGTGGCGAAAGCACAATGA
- a CDS encoding rhodanese-like domain-containing protein — MSNWKHTIITAAIIVAVACVFALATNAARSDGIPLIRPEIVASDANGPIISLARAKELYDRGVPFIDSRSPQEYRAGHIRNARLLFYSHVEEDWELVMAGIALADEVAVYCSGEGCNSSYLVADHLMNVGYEKVFVFHGGWPEWSAAGYPVNGQRQELQLYKME; from the coding sequence TTGTCAAACTGGAAGCACACCATCATCACCGCCGCAATTATTGTCGCAGTCGCTTGCGTGTTCGCGCTGGCAACCAATGCCGCGCGCTCCGATGGTATTCCGTTGATTCGGCCGGAAATCGTCGCTTCGGATGCCAACGGGCCGATTATCTCGCTCGCTCGCGCCAAGGAGCTGTACGACCGGGGCGTGCCGTTCATCGATTCGCGTTCCCCTCAAGAGTACCGCGCCGGTCACATCCGGAACGCGCGGCTGCTTTTTTACTCTCACGTCGAGGAAGATTGGGAACTCGTGATGGCCGGCATCGCGCTAGCCGATGAAGTCGCCGTCTATTGCAGCGGGGAGGGGTGCAACAGCTCGTACCTCGTGGCCGACCACCTGATGAACGTCGGGTACGAAAAGGTATTCGTGTTTCACGGGGGCTGGCCGGAATGGTCGGCGGCGGGATACCCGGTGAACGGACAACGGCAAGAATTGCAGCTCTACAAGATGGAATAG
- a CDS encoding NAD-dependent epimerase/dehydratase family protein — protein MAPSRKSKEKLIDGLLSKSSKSLADDFRDSMAAPDSGNGRRKKKAKKRTAAPKASLLGRSVSTPAKPRKKKAVSPPVEAVESKPKPKKRARRRGDKKLNILITGVTTSIGRNLVMHLINNKRVGIVLGVAQRDKPYYFNDLPKDKFIYRRCNILKPRELRNLFLSRAFRNAQINTVVHLAFHNQPLRGEDIHRLNVEGTRDLLKKCIDTPGIVKFVFKGSDVVYKLTPHNPIYLDENAPLNFDPNVDQWIKDRVDADMICRSFMDNRRVKIVILRMSNIIGRNINGQFNAYFDSRPVIKTLGFNPMVNLLHMKDVIQAITLALEKNLQGIYNIAGRDTAPITTFTRLNGRRLVSLPEPLMSSFNWMQRKLGLTRYYYSVDKDRQKYTALLDISKAQRELGYRPEGRIEF, from the coding sequence ATGGCACCAAGCCGAAAAAGCAAAGAGAAGTTAATCGACGGCTTGCTCTCCAAATCCAGCAAGTCGCTTGCGGACGATTTTCGCGACTCGATGGCCGCCCCAGATAGCGGCAACGGTCGCCGGAAGAAGAAAGCCAAAAAACGGACGGCGGCGCCCAAGGCTTCGCTGCTCGGCCGTAGCGTCTCGACGCCGGCGAAGCCGCGAAAGAAGAAGGCGGTCTCGCCGCCGGTGGAAGCGGTCGAAAGTAAGCCGAAGCCGAAAAAGCGAGCGCGTCGCCGGGGCGATAAAAAGCTCAACATTCTGATTACCGGTGTAACGACCAGTATCGGCCGCAACCTCGTCATGCACCTGATTAATAACAAGAGGGTAGGGATCGTTCTCGGCGTCGCCCAACGCGACAAGCCCTACTACTTCAATGATTTGCCGAAAGACAAATTCATCTACCGCCGCTGCAACATTCTCAAGCCGCGGGAACTGCGCAATCTGTTTTTATCCAGAGCGTTTCGCAACGCCCAGATCAACACCGTCGTACACCTGGCGTTCCACAACCAACCGCTTCGCGGCGAGGACATCCACCGGCTTAACGTCGAGGGCACACGCGACTTGCTCAAGAAGTGCATCGACACGCCCGGCATCGTCAAATTCGTCTTCAAGGGTTCCGACGTCGTCTACAAGCTGACGCCGCACAATCCGATTTACCTGGACGAAAACGCGCCGCTCAATTTCGACCCGAATGTGGATCAGTGGATCAAAGACCGGGTCGACGCCGATATGATCTGCCGCAGCTTTATGGATAACCGGCGTGTAAAAATCGTCATTTTGCGCATGAGCAACATCATCGGCCGTAACATCAACGGGCAGTTCAACGCCTACTTCGATTCACGGCCCGTGATTAAAACTTTGGGCTTCAACCCCATGGTTAACCTGCTGCACATGAAGGATGTTATTCAGGCCATTACCTTGGCGCTGGAGAAAAACCTGCAGGGTATCTACAACATCGCCGGGCGCGACACCGCGCCGATTACGACGTTCACCCGCCTCAATGGCCGGCGTTTGGTCAGCCTGCCTGAGCCGCTCATGTCTTCTTTTAATTGGATGCAACGCAAGCTGGGACTCACCCGGTACTACTACTCAGTCGACAAGGATCGGCAGAAGTACACCGCGTTGCTCGACATCTCCAAAGCGCAACGAGAACTCGGTTACCGGCCCGAAGGGCGCATCGAGTTTTAA
- a CDS encoding PilZ domain-containing protein yields MFKRTRKTSANMRVDRRVPSMLQVQYSAGGDLRDAFSTNISQGGLFLQATESLHPGLRLHLRIRTPSGLVRVIGRVAWYNPGRNGHAVLPGFGIQFQQMTDDSHVILDRFLQDFAG; encoded by the coding sequence GTGTTCAAACGCACGCGGAAAACCAGCGCCAACATGCGCGTCGACCGGCGGGTACCCTCGATGCTGCAAGTGCAGTATTCCGCCGGCGGCGATCTCCGCGACGCTTTTTCCACCAACATCAGCCAGGGAGGCCTGTTCCTGCAAGCCACCGAAAGCCTGCACCCCGGGCTGCGGCTTCACCTGCGCATTCGCACGCCGAGCGGTCTGGTGCGCGTGATCGGCCGCGTCGCCTGGTACAATCCGGGACGTAACGGACACGCCGTCTTGCCCGGCTTCGGCATCCAGTTCCAGCAAATGACCGACGACAGCCACGTCATTCTCGACCGCTTCCTGCAAGACTTCGCCGGTTAG
- a CDS encoding DUF5989 family protein produces MSEYFGWRRFLSEFVYFVRRRKLVWMTPILVVLLLLAGLIFFAESAVLSPFLYALF; encoded by the coding sequence ATGAGCGAGTATTTTGGGTGGCGTCGATTCCTCAGTGAATTCGTTTACTTCGTGCGCCGCCGCAAACTCGTTTGGATGACGCCGATTCTCGTGGTGTTGCTACTGCTGGCGGGCTTGATCTTCTTCGCCGAAAGCGCCGTGCTCTCGCCCTTTCTCTACGCGCTATTCTAG
- a CDS encoding lysylphosphatidylglycerol synthase transmembrane domain-containing protein encodes MKKPYLKTAFKAVVVAAILVFLTLAIYRNANKLRDVEFAFHVLPFLLSTLLVLAQFFQQSACWSVILSGVAGPVPFWEAQAVWYTSQVAKYVPGRVMLPLMRYTLLKRRGVTLTRTMMAIYLELALMTGAAVLVALLSSIGFPASVWDMLADKIHWFGDGRSLRWVVLALVPATFVGMHPRLLQWVVNRGLRMVKREPVHFEITYGRMLLLGMGYVVGWGLYALSAWLLMVSLGIDDNALAFKIVAAFTVSWAVGFLSFITPGGIGIREGVLTALLTLWGVPLAVAGAAAVLGRLQWTGNELVGAMLTVRHRPPVPPDDDTGEGSGT; translated from the coding sequence ATGAAAAAACCGTATCTGAAAACCGCCTTCAAGGCCGTCGTCGTCGCGGCCATTCTCGTGTTTCTGACACTGGCGATTTACCGCAACGCGAACAAGTTGCGCGACGTAGAGTTCGCGTTTCACGTCCTGCCCTTTTTGCTTTCGACGCTGCTGGTGCTCGCGCAGTTTTTTCAGCAATCCGCCTGTTGGTCGGTGATCCTAAGCGGCGTGGCGGGGCCGGTGCCCTTTTGGGAAGCGCAAGCGGTTTGGTACACGAGCCAGGTCGCCAAATACGTGCCCGGTCGTGTGATGCTGCCGCTGATGCGTTACACCTTACTCAAGCGGCGGGGAGTCACACTCACCCGCACGATGATGGCCATCTATCTTGAACTGGCGCTGATGACCGGCGCGGCGGTGCTCGTGGCGCTGCTGTCGTCGATCGGTTTCCCCGCGAGCGTGTGGGACATGCTGGCGGATAAAATTCACTGGTTCGGCGACGGCCGTTCGTTGCGCTGGGTCGTGCTGGCGCTAGTGCCGGCGACCTTCGTGGGTATGCACCCGCGGCTGTTGCAGTGGGTCGTCAACCGCGGCCTGCGCATGGTGAAGCGGGAGCCCGTACACTTTGAGATCACCTACGGCCGGATGCTGCTGCTGGGCATGGGGTACGTGGTGGGATGGGGCCTGTACGCACTGTCGGCTTGGCTGCTGATGGTGTCCCTCGGCATCGATGACAACGCCCTGGCATTCAAAATCGTGGCCGCGTTCACCGTTTCCTGGGCGGTCGGCTTCCTATCGTTCATCACGCCCGGGGGTATCGGCATTCGGGAAGGCGTGCTGACCGCGTTGCTGACCCTGTGGGGCGTGCCGCTGGCCGTCGCGGGCGCCGCCGCCGTGTTGGGGCGTCTGCAGTGGACCGGCAACGAACTCGTCGGCGCGATGTTGACGGTACGCCATCGACCGCCGGTCCCGCCGGATGATGACACCGGGGAAGGCAGCGGAACATGA
- a CDS encoding lysophospholipid acyltransferase family protein produces the protein MDPRKRDRALEIAQKLLPPEEFDRILGIEIHDLGFGFDQFGMERESAILAYSVLRFFHKNYFRVESGDTHNIPSKGPALIVCNHSGTLPFDAAITATDVVVNTDPPRPLRAIVDNFAGFLPFINVFFYRVGQVIGHRRNFRDLLEAGELVGVWPEGTRGLGKPFSQRYNLMKFAVGFVELSLAHRAPIVPTALIGAEEQMPMATNLKPLARAFGFPYFPIPALLPLLGPLAFLPLPTKYHIYYGEPIHYYEEYGPETIDDPETIRMLADKVQLVVQDMINKGLQKRTSVFGFEEDLPWHQAEKAKRS, from the coding sequence ATGGACCCGCGCAAAAGGGATCGTGCGCTCGAGATCGCGCAAAAATTGCTGCCGCCGGAAGAGTTTGATCGCATTTTGGGGATCGAAATCCACGATCTCGGATTCGGCTTCGACCAATTCGGTATGGAACGGGAATCCGCGATTTTAGCCTATTCCGTGTTGCGCTTTTTTCATAAAAACTACTTCCGCGTCGAAAGCGGAGACACGCACAACATCCCGTCCAAGGGCCCGGCGCTGATCGTCTGCAACCATTCGGGCACCTTGCCTTTCGATGCCGCCATCACCGCGACCGACGTGGTGGTCAACACCGATCCACCGCGTCCTTTGCGCGCCATCGTCGATAATTTTGCGGGTTTCCTGCCTTTCATCAACGTGTTCTTTTACCGCGTGGGGCAAGTGATCGGACACCGCCGCAATTTCCGCGATTTGCTCGAGGCGGGCGAACTGGTCGGCGTGTGGCCCGAAGGCACGCGCGGCCTCGGCAAGCCCTTCTCGCAACGATATAACCTGATGAAATTCGCGGTCGGCTTCGTGGAGTTGTCTCTGGCGCATCGAGCGCCGATCGTGCCCACGGCGCTCATCGGCGCCGAGGAACAGATGCCCATGGCCACCAACCTCAAGCCCTTGGCGCGGGCGTTCGGATTCCCGTACTTCCCAATCCCGGCATTGTTGCCGCTTCTCGGGCCGCTGGCGTTTCTGCCGCTGCCGACCAAGTACCATATCTACTACGGGGAACCGATTCACTACTACGAGGAGTACGGCCCCGAAACCATCGATGACCCCGAAACCATTCGCATGTTGGCCGACAAGGTGCAGTTGGTAGTGCAAGACATGATTAATAAAGGTCTGCAGAAGAGAACCAGCGTCTTCGGCTTCGAGGAGGATTTGCCATGGCACCAAGCCGAAAAAGCAAAGAGAAGTTAA
- a CDS encoding glycosyltransferase family 2 protein, translated as MAVEITILVPLFDEQENLRPLHERLSAVLADVGRPYEILFIDDGSRDDSFSVLEQLHGEDREHVRVVRFRGNFGKSAALSAGFTEARGQIVFTMDADLQDDPEEIPAFLAKLDEGYDLVSGWKKVRHDPLGKTLPSKVFNWFTRVATGVPLHDFNCGFKCYRREVIEAIDVYGEMHRFLPALAAEYRFRVGEIPVKHHARHAGKSKYGIERFTRGAADLLTVLFLTRYFRRPAHLFGAAGFTFSGIGAAILLYLTALWFMGMRPIGNRPLLMFGVLFVIMGIQFISLGLLGEMFTRISAGSRPGYSIRQRLE; from the coding sequence GTGGCCGTTGAGATTACGATCCTTGTGCCGTTGTTTGACGAGCAAGAAAACCTTCGCCCGTTGCACGAACGCCTGAGTGCGGTACTGGCCGACGTGGGCCGCCCGTACGAGATTTTGTTTATCGATGACGGTTCCCGCGACGATTCTTTTTCGGTTCTCGAACAGTTGCACGGCGAGGATCGCGAGCACGTGCGGGTCGTTCGTTTCCGCGGCAATTTCGGCAAGAGCGCGGCGCTGTCGGCCGGGTTCACCGAGGCGCGGGGGCAAATCGTTTTTACGATGGACGCGGATCTGCAGGACGACCCGGAGGAGATCCCCGCGTTTCTCGCCAAGCTCGACGAAGGTTACGACCTCGTTTCGGGGTGGAAGAAAGTGCGGCACGATCCGCTGGGTAAAACCTTGCCGAGCAAGGTGTTCAATTGGTTCACGCGGGTGGCCACCGGGGTGCCGCTGCATGATTTCAACTGCGGCTTTAAATGCTACCGGCGCGAGGTGATCGAGGCGATCGACGTATACGGCGAGATGCACCGCTTCCTGCCGGCGCTGGCGGCGGAGTATCGCTTCCGCGTGGGCGAGATACCGGTCAAACATCACGCGCGGCACGCGGGCAAAAGCAAGTACGGCATCGAGCGTTTCACCCGCGGCGCGGCCGATTTGTTGACGGTGCTTTTCCTGACGCGCTATTTCAGGCGACCGGCGCATTTGTTCGGCGCGGCGGGTTTCACTTTCTCGGGAATCGGCGCGGCGATTCTGCTCTATCTCACCGCGCTGTGGTTCATGGGTATGCGCCCCATCGGCAACCGCCCGTTGCTGATGTTCGGCGTGCTGTTTGTCATCATGGGGATTCAGTTCATTTCCTTGGGTCTGCTCGGTGAGATGTTCACGCGTATCAGCGCCGGATCGCGTCCCGGGTATTCGATACGCCAGCGACTCGAATGA
- a CDS encoding MBOAT family O-acyltransferase, which produces MLFNSAEFALFLPCVLAAFFATPARWRWLILLAASYFFYGSWNVYYLTLILATTGVTYVASRAIAAAPNLGRRRGWLIGAVVVNLGILFAFKYFNFFSASFAAGCGLFGGDNRPLLLHVALPVGISFYTFQALGHAVDVYRGDAEPEKRFGIFALFVAFFPQLVAGPIERSSRLLPQLKKAVTFDYRQASDGLKLIAWGLFKKVVIADRLAVYVNGVYGDASGAGGAQLLIATYFFAFQILCDFSGYTDIAIGVAQMFGVKLTQNFHRPYFAQSTPEFWRRWHVTLSTWFRDYLYIPLGGNRVSRSRWLFNIVIVFLLSGLWHGANWTFAAWGLWHGAAVAVSVLTLARREKVATALGLSRLPRWSAAWRMVFTFHWVVFGWVLFRASSIGEGWLIFRKIFAGEWTGSVTAGVVGRFDFLLAVALIAALLVIEAVRSRVRLRQWVAAQSWWLRWAIYFCGATAILLLGVFEKVEFIYFQF; this is translated from the coding sequence ATGCTGTTTAATTCCGCCGAGTTTGCACTTTTTCTCCCCTGCGTATTAGCTGCGTTTTTCGCCACGCCCGCCCGTTGGCGTTGGCTGATCCTGTTAGCTGCCAGCTACTTTTTCTACGGCAGTTGGAACGTCTATTACCTCACGCTGATTCTCGCCACGACCGGCGTCACCTACGTGGCAAGCCGCGCCATCGCCGCCGCGCCCAACCTTGGCCGTCGCCGGGGGTGGCTGATCGGGGCCGTCGTCGTCAACCTCGGTATTCTGTTCGCGTTCAAATACTTCAACTTCTTTAGCGCTTCATTCGCCGCCGGTTGCGGCCTGTTTGGCGGGGACAACCGGCCGCTGCTTCTGCACGTGGCGCTGCCGGTGGGGATTTCCTTCTACACTTTCCAAGCCCTGGGACATGCCGTCGACGTGTATCGAGGCGACGCCGAGCCGGAAAAACGCTTCGGGATTTTCGCGTTGTTCGTGGCGTTTTTTCCGCAACTGGTGGCCGGGCCGATCGAGCGCTCATCGCGCTTGCTGCCGCAACTCAAAAAAGCCGTCACCTTCGATTATCGGCAGGCTTCGGACGGCCTGAAGTTGATCGCCTGGGGCCTTTTCAAGAAAGTCGTCATCGCCGATCGCCTGGCGGTGTATGTCAACGGCGTCTACGGCGACGCGTCCGGCGCGGGCGGTGCGCAGCTTCTTATCGCGACTTACTTTTTCGCGTTTCAGATTCTCTGCGACTTTTCCGGCTATACCGACATCGCCATCGGCGTTGCCCAAATGTTCGGCGTGAAGCTGACCCAGAATTTTCACCGGCCTTACTTCGCACAATCCACGCCTGAGTTTTGGCGACGCTGGCATGTGACGCTCTCGACGTGGTTCCGCGACTACCTGTACATCCCGCTGGGCGGCAACCGGGTGTCGCGCTCGCGTTGGCTTTTCAACATCGTCATCGTGTTCCTCCTCAGCGGGCTATGGCACGGCGCGAACTGGACTTTCGCCGCCTGGGGCCTATGGCATGGCGCGGCCGTGGCCGTTTCAGTGTTGACGTTGGCGCGACGCGAAAAAGTCGCCACCGCGCTGGGGCTGTCGCGATTGCCGCGATGGAGCGCGGCGTGGCGCATGGTGTTCACGTTTCACTGGGTCGTGTTTGGCTGGGTTCTGTTCCGCGCCTCGTCCATCGGCGAGGGGTGGCTGATTTTCCGCAAGATCTTTGCCGGTGAATGGACCGGCAGCGTGACGGCCGGCGTCGTGGGGCGTTTCGATTTTCTGCTGGCGGTCGCGCTGATCGCCGCGCTGTTGGTGATCGAAGCTGTGCGCAGCCGGGTGCGTTTGCGGCAGTGGGTCGCCGCGCAGTCGTGGTGGCTGCGGTGGGCGATTTATTTTTGCGGCGCCACGGCGATTCTGCTGCTCGGCGTGTTTGAAAAAGTGGAGTTCATTTACTTCCAATTTTGA
- a CDS encoding NifU family protein: protein MKEKVEATIEKIRPFLQRDGGDIELIDFDENTKSAKVRLQGACKGCPGAQMTLKLGVERTLREEVDPNITVVTA from the coding sequence ATGAAAGAAAAAGTGGAAGCCACCATCGAGAAAATCCGCCCCTTCCTGCAGCGGGATGGCGGCGATATCGAACTTATTGATTTCGATGAAAACACCAAATCCGCCAAAGTGCGGCTGCAGGGAGCCTGCAAGGGCTGCCCCGGTGCCCAGATGACGCTGAAACTCGGCGTCGAGCGAACCCTGCGTGAGGAAGTTGATCCCAACATCACCGTTGTGACCGCCTAG